The Enteractinococcus fodinae genome has a segment encoding these proteins:
- a CDS encoding pyridoxamine 5'-phosphate oxidase family protein, whose translation MDHQDLLASIWESLRAATTQRTGFTLATLATVTAAGQPRARSVIIRDFATDPERVYFATHTASDKLPEMLARPTVALMFYDAATSVQLRAEGQAQIIEDPAERHRVWDTLAPHSRELYAPTAPPGTPLETADAPDARTAFERFAWISIRLDRLDWLDLATDPHQRWQFQRTGTTWTGHPVVP comes from the coding sequence ATGGACCATCAGGATCTGCTGGCATCGATTTGGGAATCGCTGCGTGCTGCCACGACACAGCGGACCGGGTTCACCCTGGCAACGTTGGCGACCGTGACCGCAGCGGGACAGCCCCGTGCTCGGTCGGTGATTATCCGTGACTTCGCCACCGACCCGGAACGGGTGTACTTCGCGACCCACACTGCTTCAGACAAGCTCCCTGAAATGCTGGCCCGTCCTACCGTCGCGCTGATGTTCTATGATGCGGCGACATCGGTGCAGTTGCGCGCCGAAGGGCAAGCCCAGATCATCGAGGATCCCGCCGAGCGCCACCGCGTGTGGGACACGTTGGCACCGCACAGCCGGGAACTCTATGCACCGACTGCGCCGCCGGGCACCCCGTTGGAGACCGCTGATGCCCCAGATGCGCGCACCGCATTTGAACGGTTCGCCTGGATCAGCATCCGACTGGACCGCCTCGACTGGTTAGATCTGGCAACTGACCCACATCAGCGGTGGCAGTTCCAGCGAACGGGTACTACCTGGACTGGGCACCCGGTGGTCCCTTAG
- a CDS encoding LLM class flavin-dependent oxidoreductase — protein sequence MSVPLSILDLVSISEGSTARDAIEASMNSARLADEWGYRRIWFAEHHNTPNLAASSTALLISQAAQCTDKIRLGSGGVMLPNHAPLMVAEQYGTLANMHGNRIDLGLGRAPGTDMMTAQALSRSSAEPQQFAQHIYDLQGWFAEDGTAYSMPIVSAVSAGTNVPIWVLGSTVNGASIAGQLGLPFSVASHFAPDQLDQAIQVYRDAFNPAAPTAELEEPYVMAGINVMVADNDDEAQREFTVVEQMFQDIQTGQRRLLQPPLNAEQFSARGPADHAMLRMKAVGTPHTVKQELEAFVERTGADELITVTYAYDPAVRDRSYELLAETWF from the coding sequence TTGTCTGTACCGCTAAGTATTCTCGATCTCGTCTCCATCTCTGAAGGCTCGACGGCCCGCGACGCCATTGAGGCCTCGATGAACTCGGCACGGCTCGCCGATGAGTGGGGTTATCGCCGGATCTGGTTCGCTGAACACCACAACACGCCCAACCTGGCGGCCAGCTCGACCGCGCTGCTGATCTCCCAGGCCGCCCAGTGCACCGACAAGATTCGCCTTGGTTCCGGTGGGGTCATGTTGCCCAACCATGCGCCCCTGATGGTTGCCGAACAATACGGAACCCTGGCCAATATGCACGGCAACCGGATCGATCTGGGTCTGGGGCGCGCACCGGGTACCGACATGATGACCGCCCAAGCCTTGAGCCGTTCCTCTGCCGAACCGCAACAGTTCGCCCAGCACATCTATGACCTGCAGGGCTGGTTTGCCGAAGATGGCACGGCCTATAGCATGCCTATTGTTTCCGCCGTATCAGCGGGTACCAACGTGCCCATCTGGGTGCTGGGTTCCACGGTCAATGGGGCCTCCATTGCTGGCCAACTCGGGCTACCGTTTTCGGTGGCCTCGCACTTTGCCCCCGATCAGCTGGATCAGGCCATTCAGGTCTACCGCGACGCCTTCAACCCCGCGGCCCCTACAGCGGAACTTGAGGAGCCGTACGTGATGGCGGGCATCAATGTCATGGTGGCCGACAACGACGACGAAGCACAACGAGAGTTCACCGTCGTCGAGCAGATGTTCCAAGACATTCAGACCGGCCAACGCCGGCTGCTGCAGCCTCCACTGAACGCCGAGCAATTCAGCGCTCGCGGTCCGGCAGATCATGCGATGCTTCGGATGAAAGCGGTGGGTACCCCGCACACCGTAAAACAGGAACTCGAAGCATTCGTCGAACGGACCGGTGCGGACGAACTGATCACCGTGACTTATGCGTATGATCCGGCAGTGCGCGATCGCTCGTATGAGCTCCTCGCCGAGACCTGGTTCTAA
- a CDS encoding TetR/AcrR family transcriptional regulator: MARPKTHDDTVRRRLLEAASEIIAQQGVDALSMRKAATTANTTTTAIYSLFGGREALIDAVVTEGFQRFAAHLRAVPHTDDPDADLLALGRSYRINALENPHFYRVMFNNTLGSSTPERSAATFDMLVDAVARAAQCSPPQAQSRAYRLWAYIHGLVTLELSGFTTPPNDSDNREQAFVAALRASTSLFRH, encoded by the coding sequence ATGGCTCGCCCAAAAACCCACGACGACACGGTACGCCGTCGCCTGTTAGAAGCGGCTTCTGAAATTATTGCCCAACAGGGCGTTGACGCGTTATCCATGCGGAAAGCCGCCACAACAGCAAACACCACGACCACGGCCATCTATTCACTCTTTGGCGGTCGTGAAGCGCTCATCGACGCCGTCGTCACAGAGGGTTTTCAACGCTTCGCCGCGCACCTTCGTGCCGTGCCCCACACCGACGACCCCGACGCCGATCTGCTCGCGTTAGGCCGCTCCTACCGAATCAACGCATTAGAGAACCCGCATTTTTATCGCGTGATGTTCAACAACACCCTCGGGTCCTCCACGCCCGAACGCAGCGCAGCAACCTTCGACATGCTCGTCGATGCTGTTGCACGCGCCGCCCAATGCAGCCCACCCCAAGCGCAGAGCAGGGCTTATCGTTTATGGGCCTATATTCACGGTCTGGTGACCCTGGAACTCAGTGGTTTCACGACACCACCGAACGATAGCGACAATCGGGAACAAGCCTTCGTTGCAGCCTTACGCGCCTCGACATCATTATTCAGACACTGA
- a CDS encoding cyclase family protein: MPLVDLSHPMTPGMPVYPGDPTVAFAPAATLADDGANVSALRFGSHTGTHLDAPSHMIAGGRTVDQLNLAALQGTAYVLHTRSNETAALRDQPLGLSDLAPIPAQLPNIVCIATGWDRYFHEPVYEHHPYLELELVEALWDKGARVLGVDMFSPDPTHSTLSAPVHEFWLGQDGIIVENLTGLQQLPERVEMTILPLPLAGLDGSPVRAIASYP; this comes from the coding sequence TTGCCACTAGTAGACCTGAGCCACCCGATGACCCCTGGCATGCCCGTGTATCCCGGTGACCCCACCGTTGCTTTCGCCCCGGCAGCCACGCTTGCCGATGACGGCGCTAATGTGTCAGCCCTGCGATTTGGTTCTCACACCGGCACTCACCTGGATGCTCCCTCGCATATGATCGCCGGAGGGCGCACGGTCGACCAGTTGAATCTGGCTGCATTGCAGGGCACGGCCTATGTGTTGCATACGCGATCAAACGAAACAGCAGCGCTCCGCGATCAACCCCTCGGGCTCTCCGATCTGGCGCCGATACCAGCGCAGCTTCCTAACATTGTCTGTATCGCCACCGGGTGGGACCGATACTTTCATGAGCCCGTCTATGAGCACCACCCGTACCTCGAACTTGAACTGGTCGAAGCGCTGTGGGACAAGGGCGCGCGGGTCTTAGGAGTGGATATGTTCAGCCCGGACCCGACGCACAGCACTTTGAGCGCACCGGTGCATGAATTCTGGTTAGGGCAGGACGGGATCATCGTGGAAAATCTCACCGGCCTTCAGCAGCTGCCAGAACGCGTGGAGATGACCATTCTTCCGCTGCCGCTGGCGGGACTCGATGGCTCACCGGTTCGGGCAATTGCGAGCTACCCCTAG
- a CDS encoding spore germination protein GerW family protein, with product MANIAKELADSFTNTGVKLAYGEPIEIAGTTIVPVAAASYGFGAGEGVAEGEHNEGSGGGGGGMSVPVGAYITRNGKTRFEPNPVALIAVSIPFIGVAGWAAGRIIKAAKR from the coding sequence ATGGCTAACATTGCAAAAGAATTAGCGGACAGTTTTACCAACACCGGGGTGAAACTTGCCTACGGTGAACCCATTGAAATCGCCGGCACCACCATCGTGCCGGTTGCGGCTGCAAGCTATGGCTTTGGCGCTGGTGAAGGCGTTGCCGAAGGTGAGCACAACGAAGGATCCGGCGGTGGCGGAGGGGGCATGTCTGTTCCGGTCGGAGCGTACATCACCCGCAATGGGAAGACCCGGTTCGAGCCAAATCCGGTCGCCTTGATAGCCGTTTCGATTCCCTTTATTGGCGTTGCCGGATGGGCTGCGGGAAGAATTATTAAGGCGGCGAAACGCTAA
- a CDS encoding DUF3662 and FHA domain-containing protein, with translation MLDGLENLLERTVRKIFSAGGSKKIKPVEVTNAMRLEMDHRAATISEQRTLVPNVYTIAFSEQDFPQVQQWGRALAEELCDEAIRHASVQGYSLSGPVRVTFVADDQLERGDMEITSTIETADDVDPGQPISYSPDKEVSSPAVTPPAEMTDPNVQVDRTTWRPVLEIEGTRYAINSSSAVIGRSADVDITVADPGMSRRHLEIQIAGDRVSALDLGSTNGFYLNGQKAGNSVDLHHGDIITAGRTTIVFRLAPDTSTQARR, from the coding sequence ATGTTGGATGGTTTAGAGAACCTTCTCGAACGCACCGTGCGCAAAATCTTTTCGGCCGGTGGCTCCAAAAAGATTAAGCCCGTAGAAGTGACCAATGCGATGCGCCTGGAAATGGACCATCGCGCCGCCACGATCTCCGAGCAACGCACGCTGGTCCCCAACGTGTACACGATCGCCTTTTCGGAACAGGACTTCCCACAAGTTCAGCAGTGGGGTCGAGCGTTGGCTGAAGAATTATGCGACGAAGCAATCCGCCACGCCTCGGTGCAGGGCTATTCCCTGTCGGGTCCGGTGCGCGTCACGTTCGTCGCCGACGACCAGCTCGAGCGCGGCGACATGGAGATTACTTCAACCATTGAGACCGCCGATGATGTCGATCCCGGTCAACCCATCTCGTACTCACCGGACAAAGAAGTCAGTTCCCCCGCGGTGACTCCGCCGGCTGAAATGACGGACCCCAATGTACAAGTCGATCGCACCACCTGGCGTCCAGTATTAGAGATCGAAGGCACGCGTTACGCGATCAATTCCTCCTCAGCGGTCATCGGCCGCTCAGCGGATGTCGATATCACGGTGGCAGATCCCGGGATGTCTCGCCGACACCTGGAAATCCAGATCGCAGGAGACCGCGTCTCCGCTTTAGATCTCGGCTCCACCAACGGGTTTTATCTCAACGGGCAAAAGGCAGGCAACTCGGTAGATTTGCACCACGGTGATATTATTACCGCCGGTCGAACAACCATCGTGTTCCGCCTCGCCCCAGACACTTCAACCCAGGCACGGAGGTAG
- a CDS encoding FHA domain-containing protein FhaB/FipA, producing the protein MSELAITALRFGLLALLWIFVFSVITSQGRSLQIARPARLTKRKKKPEKSEQPSNVSTDTPPPPTRALASKLVVTEGPLAGRTIPLNGQPLLIGRAQDAGLVLEDDYASGRHARLFPQGSRWFLEDLGSTNGTFVHGNQLTRTMALEPNVPVRIGKTVMELRA; encoded by the coding sequence GTGAGCGAATTGGCGATAACTGCGCTGCGGTTTGGGCTGCTCGCCCTACTGTGGATCTTTGTGTTCTCCGTAATTACCTCACAGGGCCGGTCGCTGCAGATTGCCCGGCCTGCGCGCTTGACCAAGCGCAAAAAGAAACCAGAGAAATCCGAACAGCCCTCCAACGTTTCCACCGATACGCCACCACCGCCCACTCGCGCGTTAGCCAGCAAGCTCGTCGTCACGGAAGGGCCCCTGGCAGGCCGGACGATTCCGCTCAACGGTCAACCCTTGTTGATCGGGCGCGCCCAGGATGCCGGACTCGTGCTGGAAGATGACTACGCCTCGGGCCGCCACGCGCGACTGTTCCCGCAGGGCAGTCGGTGGTTCCTAGAAGACCTGGGCTCAACCAATGGGACCTTCGTTCACGGTAACCAATTGACCCGGACGATGGCCCTTGAACCCAATGTGCCGGTGCGCATTGGTAAGACTGTCATGGAGCTCAGGGCATAA
- a CDS encoding PP2C family protein-serine/threonine phosphatase: protein MALELNFAARSDVGRVRSKNDDSAYVGRYLAVVADGMGGHVGGDVASASVVLDLAPLDRNDLSDPQTVLADEIQSANLILNDLVHDNPKLAGMGTTCTAVLVDNNLLHMAHIGDSRAYRVKNDVFEQLSADHTFVQRLIDEGRIKPEDAESHPHKNVLMRVLGDVDASPELDVATFETQPGERWLLCSDGLNAVVDDATIETLLRADKPLDDICRDLVDETLNRGAPDNVTIVVFETAEAQVTVEDPPRAEELAESAREVSQASDGESVSAALLRADLGSRPHLLVGAAELATDTDQIPIVTRSSSQKRAAALLHGASDAAAPEPAGASELDEDAVPTGRRTWPLLTMVGVFLILFATSLAVGFLWIRGQYYVGSVDDRVAIYQGVPQSLGPLELSSVEEATEIPLSRLPGYSRQRVEAGLPAQDLNHAREILMDLETALIPEAPPVSPTDQPDDSNIPLASNGVTTSASIAGAAAGATGGNP, encoded by the coding sequence ATGGCTCTAGAGCTGAACTTCGCCGCGCGCTCTGACGTGGGACGAGTGCGCTCAAAAAACGATGACTCGGCCTACGTCGGTCGGTACTTAGCCGTGGTGGCTGACGGGATGGGCGGCCACGTCGGTGGTGACGTGGCGTCAGCCTCGGTCGTGCTCGACCTGGCTCCCTTAGACCGCAACGATCTGTCGGATCCGCAAACCGTCTTAGCCGATGAAATCCAATCGGCGAACCTGATTCTCAACGACCTGGTGCATGACAACCCCAAACTCGCCGGGATGGGCACCACCTGTACCGCCGTCCTGGTCGACAACAATCTGTTGCACATGGCCCACATCGGTGACTCGCGGGCCTATCGCGTCAAAAACGATGTCTTCGAACAACTTTCGGCCGATCACACCTTCGTGCAGCGGCTCATCGATGAAGGGCGTATCAAACCAGAAGACGCCGAATCTCACCCGCACAAGAACGTGTTGATGCGGGTGCTGGGTGATGTTGATGCTTCCCCGGAACTCGATGTTGCCACCTTCGAAACCCAACCCGGTGAACGCTGGTTGCTGTGTTCCGATGGCCTCAACGCGGTGGTGGATGATGCCACGATCGAAACCCTGCTTCGGGCGGATAAGCCCCTGGATGACATCTGCCGGGACCTGGTGGATGAGACCCTGAACCGCGGCGCCCCCGACAATGTGACGATCGTGGTTTTTGAAACTGCGGAAGCCCAAGTCACCGTCGAAGACCCGCCGCGCGCAGAAGAGCTCGCCGAATCGGCTCGTGAAGTCAGTCAAGCAAGCGACGGTGAATCCGTATCAGCCGCCCTGCTGCGCGCTGACCTCGGTTCACGACCCCACCTATTGGTGGGTGCGGCCGAGTTGGCCACCGACACCGACCAAATCCCGATTGTCACCCGCTCTTCATCGCAAAAGCGCGCCGCCGCACTCCTGCACGGCGCCTCAGATGCGGCAGCACCCGAACCCGCCGGCGCCTCCGAGCTCGACGAAGACGCCGTACCCACCGGTCGACGCACATGGCCGCTGCTGACCATGGTCGGGGTCTTTTTGATCTTATTTGCCACGTCCCTTGCCGTCGGATTTCTCTGGATTCGCGGTCAATACTATGTCGGCTCGGTTGACGACCGGGTGGCCATCTATCAGGGTGTGCCACAATCGCTCGGACCGCTCGAGCTGTCCTCGGTCGAAGAGGCCACGGAAATTCCGCTATCCCGGTTGCCCGGATACAGCCGGCAACGTGTCGAAGCCGGGCTGCCCGCCCAGGATCTCAACCATGCCCGCGAGATCCTGATGGATCTCGAAACCGCCCTGATCCCTGAAGCCCCGCCGGTCTCCCCCACCGATCAGCCTGATGACTCCAATATTCCACTGGCATCCAACGGCGTCACCACATCGGCTTCCATTGCTGGTGCAGCCGCAGGTGCCACAGGAGGCAACCCGTAA
- a CDS encoding FtsW/RodA/SpoVE family cell cycle protein yields the protein MAHTLDAVETEDQPVKKPLRITELILLVMAVAIGSGAYMLSGLGMDQPLETHYWIQLGVMAALAIAFHLVLRLRAPWSDQYIMPLALSLNGLGLAMIHRLDLVPPGGSAANNQLLWTALSIIISMALVWFIIDYRHMRRFTYVWLLASAILLVLPFLPFIGMEIYGARIWVNLGIGSFQPGEVAKLTLAIFFASYLSANRDLILLAGRKLGPLSFPRLQDLGPLVVAWLVSMGVLIFQRDLGSAVLFFGLFMAMIYLATARLSWIILGLLAVGAGGIIAFNLFPHVQARIDGWLNAFDMDMIYAEHGSHQVVQGLFGLASGGLFGSGLGEGRPDLVFAANSDMIIASFGEELGLVGLTAILLIFFVLITRIMRIGLSARDAFGKLLAAGLGCAMAIQIFVVVGGVLRVIPLTGLTTPFMAAGGSSLLANWMIIGLVLLISHTANRPMQAGPMVNASGFGAGTSVPGQPVEAGER from the coding sequence ATGGCCCACACTCTTGACGCCGTCGAAACCGAAGACCAGCCGGTCAAAAAGCCACTGCGTATCACTGAACTGATACTGCTGGTCATGGCTGTGGCCATCGGTTCAGGTGCTTACATGCTGTCCGGGTTAGGGATGGATCAGCCCCTGGAGACCCACTACTGGATCCAACTGGGGGTCATGGCCGCCCTGGCGATCGCCTTCCATCTCGTATTGCGCCTGCGAGCCCCCTGGTCAGATCAGTACATCATGCCGTTAGCCCTGTCGCTCAACGGGTTGGGGCTGGCGATGATTCACCGGCTTGACCTGGTCCCCCCGGGTGGGAGTGCGGCCAATAATCAGTTGTTGTGGACGGCCTTGTCGATCATCATTTCGATGGCGCTGGTCTGGTTCATCATCGACTACCGGCACATGCGCCGCTTCACCTACGTGTGGCTCTTGGCCTCGGCGATCTTACTGGTCCTGCCGTTTTTGCCGTTCATCGGCATGGAGATCTATGGTGCCCGCATTTGGGTGAACCTAGGGATTGGGTCGTTCCAGCCCGGTGAAGTCGCCAAACTGACCCTGGCCATCTTCTTTGCCTCCTACCTGAGCGCCAACCGCGATCTGATCCTGTTAGCGGGTCGGAAGCTCGGCCCGCTAAGCTTCCCACGGCTGCAAGATCTTGGCCCGCTGGTCGTGGCCTGGCTGGTGTCCATGGGCGTGTTGATTTTCCAACGTGACCTCGGCTCAGCAGTGTTGTTCTTCGGACTCTTCATGGCCATGATTTACCTGGCCACCGCACGTTTATCCTGGATCATCCTGGGACTCCTCGCGGTCGGAGCCGGCGGTATTATCGCCTTCAACCTATTCCCACACGTCCAAGCACGCATTGACGGGTGGCTCAACGCGTTCGATATGGACATGATCTACGCCGAGCACGGCTCCCACCAAGTCGTCCAAGGCCTGTTCGGGCTGGCTTCGGGCGGATTATTTGGCTCTGGGCTTGGCGAAGGCCGCCCGGATCTCGTGTTCGCGGCCAACTCCGACATGATCATCGCGTCCTTTGGTGAAGAGCTCGGCCTGGTCGGATTGACCGCCATTTTGTTGATCTTCTTCGTCCTGATTACTCGCATTATGCGTATCGGCCTGTCAGCCCGCGACGCCTTCGGCAAACTGCTCGCCGCCGGGCTGGGCTGCGCCATGGCGATCCAAATTTTCGTGGTTGTCGGCGGGGTATTGCGCGTCATTCCACTGACCGGACTCACCACCCCGTTCATGGCCGCGGGTGGCTCGTCACTGTTAGCCAACTGGATGATTATCGGGCTAGTGTTATTAATTTCGCACACCGCCAACCGCCCAATGCAGGCCGGCCCCATGGTCAACGCCTCGGGCTTTGGGGCGGGCACATCAGTACCGGGACAACCAGTAGAGGCGGGTGAACGCTAG